The following are from one region of the Streptomyces tuirus genome:
- a CDS encoding PRC-barrel domain-containing protein: MMLFSEARGLPVLTLTEAEELGTVKSLTVDAASGVVTHVRVRGHHSRKETVLAWGALHAIGPDAVLVRTPAEPAHVPPHHELPGLRILTETGDTLGTVQDVVFEPGTGRVEAVVTTHGDLPADRLLGLGDYALVVRAA, from the coding sequence ATGATGCTGTTCTCCGAGGCGCGGGGCCTGCCGGTGCTGACCCTGACCGAGGCGGAAGAGCTCGGGACCGTGAAGTCGCTGACGGTGGACGCGGCGTCCGGTGTGGTCACCCATGTCCGGGTACGGGGCCATCACTCCCGCAAGGAGACCGTGCTGGCCTGGGGCGCGCTGCACGCCATCGGCCCGGACGCGGTGCTGGTCCGCACGCCCGCCGAACCGGCCCACGTGCCGCCGCACCACGAGCTGCCGGGCCTGAGGATCCTCACCGAGACGGGCGACACGCTCGGCACGGTCCAGGACGTCGTGTTCGAGCCGGGGACGGGCCGGGTCGAGGCGGTCGTCACCACCCACGGCGACCTGCCGGCCGACCGGCTGCT